One Metamycoplasma gateae genomic window, ATGGAAATCAACAAGTGCATATAAATCATCATTTGGAAATGTTTTATGATATGCCTCTGTTGCTTTTACAACATCACCCTCAAACATTTGAATAAGCGCATGAGGCATACTGCCAAATGTTCTTTCTAGATTATGATTAGATGAAGCAAGAGTTGAGTGATTTAAAATTCCACCTACAGTCAGAGCATAAGCGTCATTTTTTTGGTTGATATAATGATCTGCTCTATCTGCCATACTTACAACATTTTTACCATTTGCAGCCTTAACTACATTATAAGCATTTGTTGCAATTGATGTTTGACGAGCTAGAATTCCATCAATTATACCTTCTCAAATTCCAAATTCATAATAGTGTCCTTCTAGTTCTAAAACAACTTCTCTGTTTTGTATTATCGAGCCTTCTTCAAGATATTTTATTTTATATCTCGAAATATCAGTATTTTTTTTAAGTAAAGATATTACTTCGTTTATTCCGCAAAGTTTAACATTGTTATGACGTTGAAAAAATTGTAAAGTTACAATTTCGTTTTTTCGATATTTTTGTGCTATTTTTTTAGTTTTAAAAAAATAAACTGAAATATAATCCTTTAATTTCATTATACCTTCTTGGGTTTAATTTATGTTATATATAGTTTAAAATAATATAATATATAAATTATATATTATTAAATTGTTAATAAATTTTAAACAATATTAATATAAAAGGAGTTATTATATGGTAGAAAATGAGAAAGCATTTAAAGATAAGGTTAAAAAAATATGTAGATTACAGTTTTCTTTTGGAATATTTTTCTTGGTATTATTAACTGGGTTTATAAGTATTTTGTTAGCTTCATATTTTAATAAAATGAGTGATTTAATAAATAAACCAGTATATATTTTGATTATGGTTTTATTTATTATAAGCATTCTATGTGTTATCGGTAATTCGATTTGAGGTATTAAATTTACTAAAGAGATAAATAATAAAACATTGAAGCTGTTATTCTTATTTTCAGCAATTTTTATAATACCTTTTATATCAATTTATTCAATATTTGCATCCGCAACATTGCTACTAAATTATTTTGAAAAAACAAAGAAAATTAAAAAACTGTAGGTTATAAAACTTACAGTTTTTTTGTTAATTATTTTTAAATAAGAAAGGTTCCAATTTATTTTTGTATCATTTTGTTTTTTGTACATAATGAACAACTAAGTGTTGAACTATTGTAAATAGACCACCAATTATTCAATAAATTTGTAACCCCGCGCTAAAGAACAACCCGAATATTGCAAATATAATAGGAATTAATATTGCTTTTTTGTTCGATTTTTTCATAGCTGCTCTTTGATATGCATCAGCCCGAAGAGATTTCTTTTTGGTCAGCTTTAATATCTTAGGCATAAATTGAGCAATTAATTGAACACCTACCGATAGAATAACGATTGGTAGATATTGTAATTCACCAATTCTAAAAATTCTAAATATTGATGTAGCAGATAATTGAACTGAATATAATGTTGCTTGTTTTATTTCAGGTGATGTAGAAATTATTCTAAATACAACAATTAATATAGGTAATGTTATAAATGATGAAATTAGCTGTGAAATAGGAGAAATTTTTTCTTTCTTATATAATTCACTAATTTCCATTTGCTTACGTTGTTGCATTTGTTTATCGCCTTTGTAAGCTTCATATTTAGCTTCTATTTTCGCTTTTTTAGCATTTAATTCTTCCATTTTAGCTGAACTGAAAACAGTTTTTGCAGTTAGGAAAAATGTTAATGTTCTAACGATAATAACTGTTATAACTAATGCTAGTACAACACTTCATCCTGTAGTTCCTAAACCTCTGATAATAGAATTCATAAATTTAGACACAGGATATACGAATATACCGTAGAAAGGTCCTTGTTGTCAATGTTCCTTATAAGACACGATTTGTTTATTTGGAACAAATGCATCAGAAGCCATTAATTTATTTTTTCAAGAATCTGGTTTGAAATTACCAGCCTCATTTATAGAAGAGAAATTATAAACACCAATTTCTTTTCCATATTGCTTATCTTCGACTAAGAAGTTAGCTCTTGTTAAATTAGTCATTAGTGAATAACTTTGCATCATTGCAGATGTAGATAGGAATAATTTATTTAATTTTTTACCTTCTTCTTCACTAATTCCCTTACTTGGTCCGACTGAATCTTTATAGCTAAGTATATATTTGTTTCACTCATTAATTAATTCATCATTTTTTAAGTTTTTTAGTTCTTCAACACTTCTTCCGTTTCTTTCAGAAATAGTAGTTGCAAAACCTGACTTATTTTTATTATCATTTACTCAAACATTAAATGATTCTGCTACCAAAGTTGTAAATATATCAGCTAATAATACACTATAAATGTTTGAACCACCAACTGAAGATAAGTCAACTTTAGACACTTCTAATTTTTTGATGTGTGAAAAGTCAGTTACAATATTTGTTTCAGTTTCTTTTTTACCATTTATTTCTATTTCTTCGTAAGTTTCATATGTTTCAAAAGCAATAGAATTTGGTAAATAAATATCAATTATTTTATTTACAGGTGTATATGTTTTGGTTCTTCCTACCCCTTTTTCATTACCGAAGTTGAAGTAGATATGGTTATTACCATTTCCATATACAACACCTCTTTTTCCGTCTTCATCTTTTATTTCGATATTTGAAATATTTTGTCAATCTTCTGGACTTGTTGAAGAAATCTTAGAATTGTCTTTTTGCTTTTGTAATTGTAAAGCAAATGTTGAGCCACCGTATATACCGTATTGTCCACCATTTTTAGCGTCTTGCTCTCTCAATGATACGATTTGTTTCTCATCTTGAAGACCTAAATATGTATTAACTACAACTCCGGAACTTTCGTTGATATTAGGAACAAAGAATTCATTTT contains:
- a CDS encoding nicotinate phosphoribosyltransferase: MKLKDYISVYFFKTKKIAQKYRKNEIVTLQFFQRHNNVKLCGINEVISLLKKNTDISRYKIKYLEEGSIIQNREVVLELEGHYYEFGIWEGIIDGILARQTSIATNAYNVVKAANGKNVVSMADRADHYINQKNDAYALTVGGILNHSTLASSNHNLERTFGSMPHALIQMFEGDVVKATEAYHKTFPNDDLYALVDFHNDVISDSLACLKVFKDKLKAVRIDTSKALIDKMFVEGEAEYGVTQNQVKRLREALDKNDGKHVKITVSSGFNAKRIKEFEEENTPVDTYGVGASLLKIWVNFSADATKLNDKFIAKEGRGYLKNNKLKEYKGEELNGWK
- the yidC gene encoding membrane protein insertase YidC yields the protein MAKKNSSKHYESFRISQRPENKQPKVIWKKVWKWVKIVLIFFFISIGLVGCVQSIATKSGTKVGSGQEIYTKAEYVSPNIATLRWNKEKNEFFVPNINESSGVVVNTYLGLQDEKQIVSLREQDAKNGGQYGIYGGSTFALQLQKQKDNSKISSTSPEDWQNISNIEIKDEDGKRGVVYGNGNNHIYFNFGNEKGVGRTKTYTPVNKIIDIYLPNSIAFETYETYEEIEINGKKETETNIVTDFSHIKKLEVSKVDLSSVGGSNIYSVLLADIFTTLVAESFNVWVNDNKNKSGFATTISERNGRSVEELKNLKNDELINEWNKYILSYKDSVGPSKGISEEEGKKLNKLFLSTSAMMQSYSLMTNLTRANFLVEDKQYGKEIGVYNFSSINEAGNFKPDSWKNKLMASDAFVPNKQIVSYKEHWQQGPFYGIFVYPVSKFMNSIIRGLGTTGWSVVLALVITVIIVRTLTFFLTAKTVFSSAKMEELNAKKAKIEAKYEAYKGDKQMQQRKQMEISELYKKEKISPISQLISSFITLPILIVVFRIISTSPEIKQATLYSVQLSATSIFRIFRIGELQYLPIVILSVGVQLIAQFMPKILKLTKKKSLRADAYQRAAMKKSNKKAILIPIIFAIFGLFFSAGLQIYWIIGGLFTIVQHLVVHYVQKTKWYKNKLEPFLFKNN